One segment of Neoarius graeffei isolate fNeoGra1 chromosome 20, fNeoGra1.pri, whole genome shotgun sequence DNA contains the following:
- the LOC132869376 gene encoding zona pellucida sperm-binding protein 3-like — MGFNQVIVLLVFIAGLVTAQWQSFGNSQAPAGLPVNNLGYSSVQVSAGLPSQWIQGGSQVGSPAVAPPGLQLQNPSAAAAQQVIQQPVKQLTWHFPAAPQIPTPPTPAHFVRQPRPVLSEGVTTRCSENAVHVEVRKDLLRTDVNFNMASLTLGGCAAKGVDASSQFLIYESALHDCNSKLIVTANELVYIFILGMAPVPLSGSLLLRSVGTQVLIECHYPRLHNVSSSGLMPAWIPYASSQAAEELLVFSLRIMMDDWLFQRPSNQYYLGELINIEASVLQFHHVPLRVLIDSCVATPVPDMNAVPRYYFIDNHGCLIDAKLTQSSSHFMPYTQATKLRFQLEAFRFQQGNSSLVYIACKLKATAASAPADAEHKACSFSENRWTAAYGADQVCSCCSSRCGSVRKGRDLSLEQGLQLEKEVSLGPIVVVEKDL, encoded by the exons ATGGGTTTCAACCAAGTAATAGTATTGTTGGTCTTTATAGCTGGTTTAGTAACAGCACAGTGGCAAAGTTTTGGGAATAGCCAAGCTCCTGCTGGACTTCCTGTAAACAATCTAGGATATTCTTCAGTACAAGTGAGTGCTGGTTTGCCTTCTCAATGGATTCAAGGTGGTTCTCAAGTTGGAAGTCCTGCAGTAGCCCCACCTGGACTGCAGCTTCAAAACCCTTCAGCTGCTGCAGCCCAGCAAGTAATTCAGCAACCAGTGAAGCAACTGACTTGGCATTTTCCAGCAGCACCACAAATCCCAACACCACCAACCCCAGCGCACTTTGTAAGACAGCCTCGTCCTGTTCTCTCTGAGGGGGTAACAACAAGGTGCAGTGAAAATGCAGTGCATGTAGAAGTGAGGAAAGACCTGCTTAGAACTGATGTGAACTTCAATATGGCTAGCCTCACACTGGGAGGCTGTGCAGCCAAAGGGGTGGATGCTTCTTCCCAATTTCTCATCTATGAATCAGCACTTCATGACTGCAATAGCAAGCTGATT gtgACTGCAAATGAGCTTGTCTATATCTTCATCCTTGGTATGGCTCCAGTGCCTCTAAGTGGCTCTTTGCTTCTGAGAAGTGTTGGTACTCAGGTTCTCATTGAGTGTCATTATCCGAG GCTCCACAATGTGAGTAGCAGTGGTCTTATGCCTGCTTGGATCCCATATGCTTCATCCCAAGCTGCTGAGGAGCTCCTTGTCTTCTCCTTGAGGATCATGATGG ATGACTGGCTATTCCAAAGGCCATCCAACCAGTACTATCTGGGTGAGCTTATAAATATTGAGGCTTCAGTACTGCAGTTCCACCATGTGCCCCTGCGTGTCCTTATAGACAGCTGTGTGGCCACTCCTGTCCCTGACATGAATGCTGTCCCGAGATATTACTTCATTGATAACCATGG GTGCCTGATTGATGCCAAGCTTACCCAGTCCAGTTCCCACTTCATGCCTTACACTCAAGCAACTAAGCTGAGGTTTCAACTGGAAGCTTTCAGATTTCAACAAGGGAACAGTAGCTTG GTCTACATTGCCTGCAAGTTGAAGGCAACAGCAGCCTCTGCCCCTGCTGATGCTGAGCACAAGGCTTGTTCGTTCTCTGAGAATAG GTGGACTGCTGCATATGGTGCTGACCAGGTGTGCAGTTGTTGCAGCAGTAGGTGTGGAAGTGTGAGGAAGGGCCGCGATCTGTCATTAGAACAAG GCTTGCAGCTGGAGAAGGAAGTTAGCCTTGGCCCAATTGTGGTGGTGGAAAAGGATTTGTAG